TAATCAATGAAATTAGATATATTCAAAAAATACATCTTCAAAACCTATTCGTGTTCATTATCATGCTGATGGCACGGGCAATCACATAAACCATAAAGCGTTTTCACCTGTGGTGATTCCAAATGTTCAATGATGTCTCCGCATTTCTGACAAACGATTGTCGTCATGATAAGCCCCCTATGGAATAAATGTACTTGCAAATGAACTGAATTATTATGTCACATTAGTTTTATAAATGTGTTACATTAATCTTAATACGTCATACTTTAACTGTCAATAGGCTAATGAATGTAACTGTTTGGCCCGTTTTTTATTGCTATAATCCCAAATCAATTATTAGCCGAATAATTAGTATGTCACATTAACTTTAAATCATTTAATAAAGCCAAAACAACAGCCCCCTTCATTGCGAAGGGGGCTGTCATATTCCAACTATCTACTGTATCTAGGCTAGTATTGATCCTGAAAAGGCATGGACGGTAAGTTATCACGAAAGAATTGAGAGAGCTCATTTGCTTGGGTCAGACAAGTCAATTTAAAGATTTGTTGCAGATGCTTTGGATTCATGGTGTCTTCTGAACTTAGTAGCGTTGATTGCCCTGTCTGCATACATACCACCAGTGGTTTCCCGAAAAAACGATGTGTATACACGATTCCAAAATCATAGCGAGTTGTGTCGGTTGCAAAGCCTAGAAAACGAACTTTAGCATCTTCGTTCACGTCATACAACAATTCCATTGCTTCCATCGCGATACCCTCCCATCTTGTATGATCTTTTATCTCCTCATCTATTCTATCTTTACCTAGTTATAAGCCCAACGATGGCTTTATTAGAATATGAGATGGAAGATAAAAAAGTTCCTTTCGATCAAGCCCATTCCTTACATTTGAAAAAGTTGCACATTCAAATGTAACCTTTTTTAAATAATTTGAAACTTTTACCTTTTATTTCCGTACTTATTACAGAGGATATTCAACCGGCAGAGCTTTGATTCTCAGGAAAACGCTCTTCGCCTTCCTGGATCCATCTCACCTTATCTGCTCCGTGCAATGTCTGAGCAAGGAATGATATACATTCAAAAAACAGTTCTACTACTACAACAGAGTAACGTTCTTTCAATTTTTCCAAAGCCTCTGTCAAACGGAAGAGACTAGGCGTATTTTTCCTACTTTTTTCAATAACCTGACGACCTGCGCCTGTAGGATACACATGAACAACCCTTCCATCAATATCGGATTTCTCAATGCTTACTAATTGTTTTTCCATCAGCTTTTTTATATGAATAACAATAGATGAGGGATGCCAAAACGTCCAATCAGCAATCTGTGTAACACGTACTCCTTCGTAGCAGCAAATGATCCACAAAATATTTAATTGTACAGATGAGTCCAAATTCGCTGCCTTTGCAGCTCTTTCCCAATCGTCTTTGTTCACAACATTGATTGCTCGTAATGTATTTAACGCTTCATGCACCTGTCGTACCGCTGTATCCTTCATTTTCCCATTCCCCCAACTGATTTTTGTCTCTCTACAAGTATAAATTTTCATCATTGTACTATTTTCAGAAAATATAATCAATTGCTTTCCGTTTTTTGTGTCCGCTTGCAGAAGCCTGAACTGTAATGCTACACTTAAAGTAGAAAAAATCCGTACTTTTGATATGGGAGTGAACTGATTCGTGAATATGCAATCCGCCTATGTATATCTAGTAGATGGTTCCATCGCCTCCACGGTTACTCTTGATGATGTCAAAACATTTTTACAAAAATACCAAGATAAAACCAGTAAAACAGGTCAACAATTGGATTGGAGTTATACAGATGCCTCCTTTCCCTATCATATCGAAGAACCAGCGGAAGGAAAAGACACATTTTTCATTTTAAAGGGTAAAGATCAGAATCTTTATAAATATGTGATCATTGGCGTAGGCACACATCTAAAAGACGATCAGGAGCGCGCTTTCATTCAGGTTAGTATTCCCGACACGGCAACTCAAAACGATAAAAGTAAAGGCAACGAATACTGTCGCTATTTGGCCCGTGAACTAAAAGGAGAACTTCATCTATTCAACGGAAGAATTCAATATTTTCAGCCACGTAAGCCTTAAATTTGTATTTTTTTAGCGTTTTGTACATATGTCCAAGCAAAATGGCACCCCCCCAATATGATACATAGTGGAGGTGCTTATATCATTATAAGTGCCTTCTTTGACTCCAACATTCAGTCTAAAGGAGGTGCTTTTTTATGGAACGCTCTGATTTCATTTCGCTTGTAAGTGCACCAGCTCAGCTTGCCTTTGAAAAGTATCATATTTACGCCTCCATAACCATTGCTCAAGCTATTTTAGAATCTGGATTTGGTAACTCCATCCCAAGAGATCCTGCTACAGGTCGGATATCCTACAACATTTTTGGAATAAAAGGGGTAGGACCAGCAGGCTCTGTACATGTAGAAACAAAAGAATATCTTCAAGGTACATGGGTGACGAAAACACAAGAATTCAAAGCCTATAACAGCTTTCTTGAATCCATTGAAGATCATTCACAAATCTTGTTAACCCCTCGTTATAAAACGGTTATTCAAGCAACTACCCCTTTTCAAGCAGCCCAACATCTAAAACTAGCCGGCTACGCTACCGATCCAGAATATGCGGAAAAGCTACAAAAATTAATCGAAGCCTACAACCTAACCCAGTATGATCAAAAAAAGGCCCCATCCGAGGAATTTGTAGCCACTTGGAAGCTAGAAGTAGGTAAGCGTGCCCTAGCAGAGGGAATCATCACGTCCCCTGAATGGTTAAATGACTTAGATAAACCTATGCCTGTCTGGGCTGTATTAGCAGTAGTGCTACGTGTGTATGACAAATGTCGTGAAGGTAAATAGATGCGTGATGAAAAAACAAAAGACAGGTTCCCTAATCGGGTCCTGTCTTTCCTATAGGTGTTACGAAAGTATTTCGGATCTGGTTAGCGAATAGAATCTTCCGTCTACCATACGTATGCCGAGATCGACACAATATTTGCACCCTTCCATTACTCCGTAGAGAATCCAATTGCTTGCTCGGTAGTTAATGTCATAATCTGTGTAGCTGTCTAGCCCGTCATTTTTAATTTCAATCCGGTACGTTACATCATACAGACGCAGAACTAACGGTAACTCATGGAATGGAATGGAAAATTCTTGCTCAATCTCTTGTTGGTATTCCTCCGTCACAAGCCAAGAGGCTAAAATGGATTGGGAGTCTTTCCATGCAATACGTATACTCGGGCCGTCTGTATCTGTTGATGACCGCGTGGCTTTTGTCTTCATTCGCTTTCATCTTTCCTTTCTTACATTACATAATAGAAATTACTTCTAACTATTATATCATCAGGTAGCTAATTTTGAAAACGGTGGAAGAGCATTTTATTTCCCTACTGTAAAGGAATTTTCTCCTACAACGATCATGTTTGCATCTTTTTCTTTTTTCATTGTCAATTGTACTTTATACGTACCGTTCTTTTTTAACTTTGTGGATACAAAGGGTTGGGAGAAAAAGAATCCACCATCGCGAACAGAGTAGGATTTCTCCTTGCTGCTATCCACCACATTGCCATCTGGACCGATAATATTTACTTTAACACTCATATCTTTAGCATCAACGACATTATCTACTTCTACATACACTCCGAAGTTACGTGGAATGTTCTTTTCCAGAAAACCTGTTACCGGATTAGTCAGCACGATATCATTGTTTTTATTTTGCTGAACTCCTTCTAACACCATAATATTCACGTTCGGCTTATCGATGAACAATTTGCCTGTCTCTCTATCATAAGTAGCAAAGCCACCAAGGCTATTAATTAATTCTTGTGTCGCATCAAGTGTTGAAGCCGTAATTTCTATTTTGGTATTGCGCTCACCATTGAAATATGTACGTATGCTTGTATCTCCCCATGCAGTCGTTGCTGTAGCTACAACGATGATAGTTGCAAAGCCTGCTATCCATTTCTTTTTCATCTAAATTCCTCCATCAATCATAATATATAGAAAGCCGAAGCTGTACTTGTATGCTTTCACATCAAAAGGATATTTGTTCCTTTTTGTTTTCTCTATATCTTAGACGCACCATACCTTAAATAGTTGTGGTTAAAAAAGAACTTTTTTACCTTCATCCACAGTATCCACAATATGTTCTCAACGTTTATTCACAAGTGGATAATAGTGATCTGATGCCCATTCTGATCGAAAGGCTTACTTTTCCCTTCTATAACTTAGATTAGATTGTGGATAACCAAGGCTTATTTTTGCATATAACAAAAGACGACCCACAGGCCGTCTTTCGTTACTTTTTAGTTGTTTTCATTTGACATAACGTTTGCATATTGGCGAAAGAAACGGGTAACGATTTCGATTGCATTCCCGATGGCCTGTTCGTTTGGCTCCAGCTTAGCATGATGTAATCCATAGAGAGTATCTACGCCAAGCCAAAATAAAAAGCCTGGGATATCAGCCAAAAAGTATCCGAAATCCTCTCCAGTCATCGCTTCCGAGCACTGAACCAGCGTAACATCATCCTGCTGTTCCAACCAGGTCATAAATCGTTTTGAAAGCCTTGGATCATTGTATACCTGACAGTACATGGCACCGTAATCAATTGTCGCTTCACAATCAAAGCCTATCTCTATCCCTTGAACAAGCGATTCGATCCGCTGTTTAATCTTATGCATAGAATCCTGAGACAGTGTGCGAATCGTTCCTTCTAATCGAGCTACCTCAGCAATAATATTCTGCTTTGTACCGCCCTCTATTTTACCTACCGTAATTACTCCGGCATCTAGTGGATTCACATTGCGTGCAACAATCGTTTGTAACTGGGTCACAAGATGGGCCGCTACAACTACCATATCATTGGCAAGATGCGGATAAGCTGCATGCCCCCCCTTCCCCTTCACCTCAATAAATAATTCTGAAGTGTTGGCAAAGAAAACCCCTTCTTTCATTGCAATGGTTCCAACAGGATATTCTGGTGCGATATGCAGAGCAAAGATAGCCTCGGGTTGATAGCGACGAAATTCAGGGCTTGCTAGCATCGGTTCCGCACCGCCCGGCCCCTCTTCTGCAGGTTGAAAAACAAACAATAGATCATCTACAGCAGGACTTTTGGCAAACTCACTCAGAATACCAAGCCCAATTGCCATGTGGATATCATGTCCGCATGCATGCATATATCCTGGATGTTCCGAGCGAAAATCATAGCTGGTATCCTCTTCAATCGGTAGTCCATCCATGTCAGCACGCCAAGCTAGCATCCGCTCTGGAGATGTCCCATTCACTTTAACCAGCACACCCGTTTTCCAAGTCGTCACTTCAATATGCTCCTGGGGTAATTGAGCAATAAACGAAAGCAAAAACTGCTGCGTTTTAACCTCAGAAAATCCAGGTTCTGGGATTTTGTGTAGCTCACGACGAATAGCTACAAAGGGAGATGACATTTACATAATCTCTCCCTTCACGTGGGCCGTTTGCTCCAAGACTTCACGGAAACAAACCATAAATTGATCAATTTCCTCGCTGGTTAGGGTGAGCGGAGGTAACAGGCGAATAATCGTTTTCTGCGTAACATCAATTAAAAAGCCCGCTTCTAGCATCCCTTTTTGAACTTGGCTGACCTCTTCTGGAGTAAGCTTCGTCTGGATACCAAGCATCATACCTTTACCTCTAATGTCAGATAGGAGCTGTGGATATTCATCAACTAAATGGGCTATGCGATCCCACAAATAATCAGCTTGCTTTTTACCTTCGTCAAGTAATCCATCTTTCAACAATGCTCCCATAACCGCATTGCCCAATGCTGCACTCAATGGAGATGGGGCAAACGTTGTTCCATGATCTCCCGGCTTGAAAAGATTCGCCAGTTTTTCTCCAGCGATCACCCCACCAAGCGGTAATCCACCGCCTACACCTTTGGCAAATAAGATGAGGTCAGGTTGTACTGACGTATGCTGGTAGGCAAATAGTTTCCCAGTTCGCCCCATGCCTGTTTGAATTTCATCCATGGCATATAGCACGTCACGTTCTTTACACAGAGCAAAAGCTGCTTCCAAAAAATGCTCAGAAAGCGGTATGACTCCACCTGATCCGAGAACAGGCTCCATTAACAAGCAAACAGGTGAATACGTAGTGATAATCTCTTGCAACCCTTCTATATCACCAGGAGCTACCTCATATACAGGAAAGGTTGGCAGAGGGTAATCCTGGTAAACATGGGCTTGTCTTGTTAGTTTGACAGCTCCAAGCGTTCTACCGTGGAAACTATTTTTTAGCACAACAACCCCAGCGTTCTCTCTTCCGGTCATTTTAGCCCATTTATGGACAAGCTTAATCGCCGCTTCTGTTGCTTCAGCCCCTGAGTTACTAAAAAATACTTTTCCTGGAATTGTATGCTTAACTAACTGCTCTGCCAATGTGATGGCTGGCTTGTTCAAAAAAATGTTGGAGATATGCAAGAATTTTTCTCCCTGTTCTACAAGAGCTTCTACAATTTTGGGATGAGAGTGGCCTAGAACAGAGACAGCCAGACCAGTAAACAAATCAAGATACGCTTTTCCCTCTGTATCAAGTAAATAATTGCCTTCTCCCTTTTCAATTGCAATCGGCAATCGTTTGTAGGTGGACATCAAATAGGTTTCATCTTTTTGTAGCCAATCCGTCATGGGAAGACGCCCCTTTATTCAGCTCAATCAATTACTAGCTGATATGATATATGCCTTACGGTTTCTTACATATTTATAGCTGACGAAGTTCTTGCATAATCTCCGTTTTGGACTTGGTTTTTGCATCAATCTCTTTAATGATTCTTGCCGGTGTACCCGCCACTACTACGTTCGCAGGAACATCCTGTGTAACGACAGCTCCCGCAGCAACCACTGAACCTTGGCCAATACGTACACCTTCTAAAATAACAGCATTTGCTCCAACCAATACATCATCTTCAATGATGACAGGAGTCGCAGAAGGTGGCTCGATGACGCCCGCTATGACAGCTCCCGCTCCTATGTGGCAGTTATTACCAACCGTTCCGCGTCCGCCAATAATAACACCCATATCGATCATAGTACCTTCTCCGATAGAAGCACCGATATTGATCACGGCGCCCATCATAATAACCGCATTATTTCCAATGTGTACCTGATCACGAATGACAGCGCCCGGCTCAATACGTGCCTGAATTTCTTTTGTATCTAGCATCGGGATTGCAGAATTACGACGATCGCTCTCTACTACATAGTCTTCAATACTGTCCTTATTTGCTTCAAGTACAGGCTGTACGTCCTTCCATTCGCCAAACAACACACCTACATTGCCTGTAATAAAGGTTTTTGTATTTTTACCAAAATCAATTCCTTCTAAATTACCCTTTACATGTACCTTCACAGGCGTCTTCTTCTCGCTCTTTTGAATAAAGCTGATAATTTCGTGGGCATCCATCATGTTCATCGATTGTTTCCTCCTACCAATTTGGTTTATGTAATAGCTTTTGCAAAATTACTGTTTGGAAAAAGAATAACCCCTTGATAAGCAAAAAAGCAATGAGCGGATTCGCCTACTCATTGCTGGTTTTACCATGGCAACTCATAAATAGCGCTCCACGAAAGGCACACCTTTCATGACAAGAC
This is a stretch of genomic DNA from Brevibacillus laterosporus DSM 25. It encodes these proteins:
- a CDS encoding GapA-binding peptide SR1P, producing MTTIVCQKCGDIIEHLESPQVKTLYGLCDCPCHQHDNEHE
- a CDS encoding DUF3055 domain-containing protein encodes the protein MEAMELLYDVNEDAKVRFLGFATDTTRYDFGIVYTHRFFGKPLVVCMQTGQSTLLSSEDTMNPKHLQQIFKLTCLTQANELSQFFRDNLPSMPFQDQY
- a CDS encoding MarR family winged helix-turn-helix transcriptional regulator, whose translation is MKDTAVRQVHEALNTLRAINVVNKDDWERAAKAANLDSSVQLNILWIICCYEGVRVTQIADWTFWHPSSIVIHIKKLMEKQLVSIEKSDIDGRVVHVYPTGAGRQVIEKSRKNTPSLFRLTEALEKLKERYSVVVVELFFECISFLAQTLHGADKVRWIQEGEERFPENQSSAG
- a CDS encoding DUF1885 family protein, which codes for MNMQSAYVYLVDGSIASTVTLDDVKTFLQKYQDKTSKTGQQLDWSYTDASFPYHIEEPAEGKDTFFILKGKDQNLYKYVIIGVGTHLKDDQERAFIQVSIPDTATQNDKSKGNEYCRYLARELKGELHLFNGRIQYFQPRKP
- a CDS encoding glycoside hydrolase family 73 protein, translating into MERSDFISLVSAPAQLAFEKYHIYASITIAQAILESGFGNSIPRDPATGRISYNIFGIKGVGPAGSVHVETKEYLQGTWVTKTQEFKAYNSFLESIEDHSQILLTPRYKTVIQATTPFQAAQHLKLAGYATDPEYAEKLQKLIEAYNLTQYDQKKAPSEEFVATWKLEVGKRALAEGIITSPEWLNDLDKPMPVWAVLAVVLRVYDKCREGK
- a CDS encoding DUF4912 domain-containing protein produces the protein MKTKATRSSTDTDGPSIRIAWKDSQSILASWLVTEEYQQEIEQEFSIPFHELPLVLRLYDVTYRIEIKNDGLDSYTDYDINYRASNWILYGVMEGCKYCVDLGIRMVDGRFYSLTRSEILS
- a CDS encoding N-acetyldiaminopimelate deacetylase; this encodes MSSPFVAIRRELHKIPEPGFSEVKTQQFLLSFIAQLPQEHIEVTTWKTGVLVKVNGTSPERMLAWRADMDGLPIEEDTSYDFRSEHPGYMHACGHDIHMAIGLGILSEFAKSPAVDDLLFVFQPAEEGPGGAEPMLASPEFRRYQPEAIFALHIAPEYPVGTIAMKEGVFFANTSELFIEVKGKGGHAAYPHLANDMVVVAAHLVTQLQTIVARNVNPLDAGVITVGKIEGGTKQNIIAEVARLEGTIRTLSQDSMHKIKQRIESLVQGIEIGFDCEATIDYGAMYCQVYNDPRLSKRFMTWLEQQDDVTLVQCSEAMTGEDFGYFLADIPGFLFWLGVDTLYGLHHAKLEPNEQAIGNAIEIVTRFFRQYANVMSNENN
- a CDS encoding aspartate aminotransferase family protein, with protein sequence MTDWLQKDETYLMSTYKRLPIAIEKGEGNYLLDTEGKAYLDLFTGLAVSVLGHSHPKIVEALVEQGEKFLHISNIFLNKPAITLAEQLVKHTIPGKVFFSNSGAEATEAAIKLVHKWAKMTGRENAGVVVLKNSFHGRTLGAVKLTRQAHVYQDYPLPTFPVYEVAPGDIEGLQEIITTYSPVCLLMEPVLGSGGVIPLSEHFLEAAFALCKERDVLYAMDEIQTGMGRTGKLFAYQHTSVQPDLILFAKGVGGGLPLGGVIAGEKLANLFKPGDHGTTFAPSPLSAALGNAVMGALLKDGLLDEGKKQADYLWDRIAHLVDEYPQLLSDIRGKGMMLGIQTKLTPEEVSQVQKGMLEAGFLIDVTQKTIIRLLPPLTLTSEEIDQFMVCFREVLEQTAHVKGEIM
- the dapD gene encoding 2,3,4,5-tetrahydropyridine-2,6-dicarboxylate N-acetyltransferase; amino-acid sequence: MNMMDAHEIISFIQKSEKKTPVKVHVKGNLEGIDFGKNTKTFITGNVGVLFGEWKDVQPVLEANKDSIEDYVVESDRRNSAIPMLDTKEIQARIEPGAVIRDQVHIGNNAVIMMGAVINIGASIGEGTMIDMGVIIGGRGTVGNNCHIGAGAVIAGVIEPPSATPVIIEDDVLVGANAVILEGVRIGQGSVVAAGAVVTQDVPANVVVAGTPARIIKEIDAKTKSKTEIMQELRQL